The genomic window CATCAACATAAGATAGGTAAGCAAATTGTAGAATGTATTTCCATAGCCTCTCATTCAGGAGAGAAAACTATAGGAGACCCACAGTCAATAACATAGGGCAAATCCGCTTTTGTCCACTATTCACATTGCATACTGTGTGTCGCAGTTTGCACAAAATGCTAAACAATCCGGACATGGTTATAGGACTAGCAATTACACATACTCTAAGTAtgtagaaaaaaagtgaaaagcaaGGAATAGTATTGAATGTTTCTGTGAAGCTTGCCATGGGGAAAAGAAGACACTTGTAATTACTGGACCATTGCAGGaactgtttctttgggttttatgACCTCTCCTCTTTGTGAATTGCATACCTGAGATAATGGTGGAAGGCTGTATTGCTTACCTTTCTCTAATCACCTAAGTCTAAGATGGAATTCACATAGGTGACTTAAGGGGACTATCTCAGTGTGTCTTTCTAACTGTCTGCctcattaatagttttttttgtCAAATCCACTTTATACACAGAAAATTCTTATTAAACTACCTCCTGAAATTGTTCTTAATTAATTACATGCACAGATAGATTGACTACTAACAGACTCCCACTGTCAAAATGCAGCTAAAAATTAATGCTTCACAtgtacattttaatgttttattgtttatcaTCCCTTATAAAGATACACaatatttgcttttttatacTCCAGTTGGattagattttccattttcaattgCTTATGTTAATAACAACAAAAGTCAgcctaatttaaaatgtatttagtacACTTTTATATCTACTACCTATAATTGAGTTTATTTAATTCACCCACGTTAAATAGGTATTTACAATATCTTATTAGTTTGGGTTCCATATATAAGAATACCACTTATGTTATATATTCATTAACTTCCCTATATCTCTGGTGTGATTTCTGTATtcatcatgtttatttattttaagttgaTTTCACATACCAAGTGACTCAGAAGTGTGTGTCACAAGCACTAAACTATGTCTCCAGgattaaaataagttatttagtAATTCACTTCTATTATCTCATTAAACATCTTTTACTATTGTCTATCAACTAAAacattgttctttatttttgttactgattatttattatgcaataaatatatttctggtttactattttttcatattgtgtgtgtggtgtggtgtgtgcaagtgtgtgtatgtacaactTCTTAAATTCATGTAGGCAATCATGCAGGAGTGGCAGAGCATTTCaggattcatttttttcatcaagACAGGCTGTGTCAATCAACCCAGAGCTTGCCCAAAAGTCTTATCTTTCTCAATCAGCTCACACTGCAGAAGTCTTGCTGTCTTTTTCCTCTTGTGGAAATTGCAAGGCGTCTGCCATGAGCACCTGGCATTTACACGGGTTTCTGGGGGTCACAATTCTGCACTTGAGTAGCAAGGCTTTAATTACCGATGCATTTCTTCAGACacactaaattttattttggaagcaCAATAGcttgtttatgtttgtttctttgaaaaattcttttttctttcaaaattaacGTTTAAATTTACCTACTGAATGATTcattctccatctctccctctccttccctttctcccttcctcccttttttctttccctccctccaatccCCTATCATTTATAGAcgccttcttattttctttattcaaacaattatttaccaaaaataagaaatcaaCATGACTTCCCCATCTACAATGTTTTttagtgtgtgcttgtaatcaGCTTATTTGATCTCAGACTTGATCTTCTGTTTAGTAAAATTTAGCATGATATTCATAGATACATCAAAATAATAAGTTGAAGGCATGGAGAAAGAAGATGTGGAAACtgtgaagacagaagcagaggcccTGCTCATAGTCAGTGCGGTTAGCTCAGGATTATAGAATTATCTTTTTATCTGCATGCTTTCTTTACCTTAATAATAGTGAAATAAGTTTCTGAGTGTATAATTTTCTgtacacatttatatattatattagcTACCATAAGTGCAAATACAACTTTTGTTCTAATAAGTGCCAGGCAGTGTGTCCTGCGATTTTGTGACTTAAGGTGGGTAGGACAGATTACTGACAATGCCAGCAGTAAGCAATTGTTAAATACTACAGCTTTGCCTCTGTATTCAATTACTCTTCAATCTCTAAATTTTAATAAAGCACAGTAAATAAACCTCAAATTTATATTACAATAACTAATGAATGAGTATCAAATAAGCATCGACACCTACATTCGTATCATTGCTTCAGTTTTTAAAGCTTATTTGTGAATATCGTAATTCCTTgctctttctttgaaatttccctGTATACATTTCTTGCTATATTTAATAGGTTTTAGATTTCACTATATAATTTTGTTTGAAttacttattatatattatcACTAAATTTTTATAAAGAGTATGTAAAGCACATTAACTGTTTGAAAATTTGTCAAAGTAGAGATTAGAAGAAATACCCGTAGGTAAAGCACAGTCAAAATTACAGCATTTGCTGGGTTAAAAATTCAGAACGGTGATTTACAAAATTTGCTCTGAcattttcctgaagaaaatgctgattgcaaaatttgtttttaatatggcTCCACAGTGTCAGGAAGGAACAAATAAGAATATGTTTGTAGTTCCAATCCaaaaaaatgcattaataatttgaaatttaaacatggttgtttttatttaacaCATACATCTACAAATTATAAGTATCTGAAATCCACATGCTATCACAGTTTCCTGTTTGGAGAAAACATAGATTTAACTCATTCAAGTTGCTATTTAGAAACCACTCAGCATTTCAACAGAGGGAGTCCTTGATGTTTACAGGGGTTTATTGGAGAAAAGCATCTTCACAACTTTGTCACGGATTTGTTTAGTTTTAACACCATAGACAATGGGGTTGAGAAAAGGTGGGACTAAGAGGTAAAGATCTGACAGGAGGATATGCACATAGGTGGGTATGTGAGTCCCAAACCTGTgtgtgaagaaagagaagaagcccAGGAGGTAGAACTGTAGGAAGACACAGATGTGAGCAATGCAGGTGTTGAAGGCTTTGAATCGAGCTTCCTTCTGAGGCAACTGGAAGACAGTGATGAAGATTCGCACATAGGAGAAGGTAATGAAGACTATGTCAAACCCTAAAATGGCAAAGGCAACAAGGAGGCCACAGACCTTGTTAATTCTGACGTCTTCAGCTGCCAATTTCACAATGGCCATGTGTTCACAGTAAGAGTGGGAGACAATAGTAGTCCGGAAGTACTTAAGGCGACATTTGATGAGCAATATGGATGGGGATACAAGAATGAAAGCTCTGAATAATGTACCAACTCCAAGGTAGGTCACAAGTTGTGGAGAGAAGATGGTGGCATGTCTCAAGGggttgcagatggccacatagcgatcCAGAGCCATGGCCAGGAGGATGCCTGATTCTGTTGCCTGGAAGGAATGGATGAGTTCCATTTGCAGCAAGCATGCATCAAAGGAAATCTGTGGTATATGAAACCAGAAGATGCCCAACATTTTGGGGAGAATGCATGTGTTAAGTGCAATGTCTGTGACTGCCAAAATAGCCAGGAAAATGTACATGGGTATGTGGAGGCTCTTTTCACTTTTGATTATAACTAAAATTAGGGAGTTCCCAATCAAAGCGATGATGTACATGGCACAGAATGGAATTCCGATCCAACACTGCACTGACTCCAGGCCAGGTATCCCAACTAGTGTTAATACAGAAGGCATGAAGACTGAGCCATTGAATGTCAGCATGGTGAATCTGTCAGTAGAACAGTGTAGCCGTGTAATGCTTCAACTTCTGCTCCATACTAGGACTGGGTACATTGAATATAAGAGAAATTAAatcattattaaaatgtattctaaGTAAGTTAGGAGTATACTATCCTTTCTCATCTCAACTAATCCTCTCCACTTTTATCTCCTTTTCCATGGGAatttaaaatgaagcagaaagttCTAAGTTGTCATTACAGTATTAGTAATGCCAAAATTTCtttgaaacttttttcttttttcagaacaCTGGACTCAAAATCCCTTTTTGCTTATTATCTCTTGTCTCTGTGTTGCTAAGGACTTCTAAGTGCAAGTTGTAAAATGATGATATTAGATGATCTCACATCAACCTATAGTAGCCACAGATAATCCACCAGACTGAGATTTCCCAGTCTTCTCTAAAGAAGGCAAGTGTTTTTGGAACATCTTGCAGGCCTATTGCTTTACTGCTGGTTTCTTTGAGAAGTCTCTTCATAGAAGAGAGCTATATCCAAATTAACCTGTTAAAGGTTTAGTATTTCCTTAAatccaattatttattttacacatctTACCAATTCTGTGagaatttttattatgaatagtTGATCAACATCAACACATTTATGTGaaatgagatatatatatatcctgactattaaaatattattatttgcaGAATTTTCTAAATTCTCTAAATGCAAAACAGAAGGGCTGTGGAAAAGTTTATTATGTTAAACTGAAGGGTAGCGGGTATTTCTGTTAAAATAGACCACTATTTACCAATGAATAGACATAAAGTTCCATCTAATCTAACACCAAGTTATAAATGAAGACAGAGACATCTGTGGGCTATctgcttgcttttttcttctactttgacATTCATGGTACAGAACCTCAAGCCCCCCAAACTTACCTGAAGCTATCTGATAAGACACAGACCACTCATGCTGTGCAAATTTTGTGATAGTTTAGTCAGTGAAGGCTGAGGGGTTTATACTACAGTACGTCTCTAGGGACCTGAGATTTTCTAGTCCCTGGAGCCTCTGAAAGTTGTCCTGTAGCAAAGGTAAAAAACGATGCAGACTGTGGCTGCAGCCAGTTCAGGGATGGAGAGTAGCATAATGTGTGaaacccagaaaacagaaagtgtttGAGAAATGAGGAAATTAATTAACTAACAGATGTTGTTtaccagaatttttttctttctccaacttCTCTATTCCTTTGGATCATAGAACTAAAATTACCCTCCCTTTGGAAACCAATGACATGGTGAGGTCCTTAGATGGCAAAATCATGTGTAGGcacttatttcaaaataataacttAAAGGTGAAAATAAAAGCACCTTGAATATGTTATTCTTATTTGAATCTTCAAATTACTAAGTCATCTTCAAAAAAATATTGAAGTCTTCAGAGAGATGGAGCTCTTACGTCCCTTATGGAAGTCTCTCAACTGCCCGGATCACACAGAACACGTATGTGTTCACCTTTGCCAAAGCCAGTAGACTTTTTGTCAGTTCCTCATTGAATGTGCCGTGCACGAAGGTTTTGAAGTAGTTTGTCCATGCTCTAAGGGAAAATACAGGAGCTTGAGGACAGATGAGTCAATATCAACTGCactgggaaagaaacaaaacatctttAGATGAGGTCCTTGTGCAAtcagtagtgattttttttttcagacccaCAAATGAGGATGGCTTTGGAAAGTAAGCGTACTTGAGAACTTCAATAACTTTTAGCACCTCTAAGTCTTCCCCTTGAACCTGGGTGACCTAAAGTCCTTCTTATTTAAGACAGCTCTCACTATACTGTTCTCATAAAATTTTTGAATTGGTGATAGgcaattttgttaaaattttgtaGCATTTGTAATATCAATACACTCAGAACTAATGTCATGACCAGTATTTGCCTAACAGAAAAAAGGGTGTAAGCTttcaaaaaagactttaaaaactaAGAGTAAAATGTGATTACTAGGAACTGTGTGTACAGAGAAATTGGGAAagtatacttttttaaaaaaaatgttatttaacaTGTTCAGTAAGTTCATGGTGACTAAAGCTAACAATAACATGTTGCACATTTTAAATTGCTAAAAACtcgatttttgttttattat from Microtus ochrogaster isolate Prairie Vole_2 unplaced genomic scaffold, MicOch1.0 UNK73, whole genome shotgun sequence includes these protein-coding regions:
- the LOC101991817 gene encoding olfactory receptor 52A5-like encodes the protein MLTFNGSVFMPSVLTLVGIPGLESVQCWIGIPFCAMYIIALIGNSLILVIIKSEKSLHIPMYIFLAILAVTDIALNTCILPKMLGIFWFHIPQISFDACLLQMELIHSFQATESGILLAMALDRYVAICNPLRHATIFSPQLVTYLGVGTLFRAFILVSPSILLIKCRLKYFRTTIVSHSYCEHMAIVKLAAEDVRINKVCGLLVAFAILGFDIVFITFSYVRIFITVFQLPQKEARFKAFNTCIAHICVFLQFYLLGFFSFFTHRFGTHIPTYVHILLSDLYLLVPPFLNPIVYGVKTKQIRDKVVKMLFSNKPL